One window from the genome of Bacteroidota bacterium encodes:
- the gldF gene encoding gliding motility-associated ABC transporter permease subunit GldF: MYSLFVKEIRAFLSSLIGYIVIVVFLLAISLFMWIVPGETNVLDIGYAGLDTLFSIAPWVFLFLIPAITMRSFADEKKSGTIELLLTRPLTDMQIILAKYFAGLVLVLFSLLPTLVYFYSVGELGYPEWNLDTGGTWGSYIGLLLLGSSFVAMGIFSSSLTDNQIISFVLAFVLSFFCYVGLEQVSSLSLFGAADTFIASLGINAHYNALSRGVIDTRDVVYFLSFNFLFLLCTRTVLESRKW; encoded by the coding sequence ATGTATTCATTATTCGTCAAAGAAATACGCGCCTTTCTCAGTTCCCTTATCGGGTATATTGTTATTGTGGTGTTTCTGCTCGCCATCAGCCTGTTTATGTGGATTGTGCCGGGCGAAACCAATGTACTCGATATTGGCTACGCCGGGCTCGACACACTCTTCAGCATTGCGCCCTGGGTGTTTCTGTTCCTCATCCCGGCCATTACCATGCGCTCCTTTGCCGACGAAAAGAAGTCGGGCACCATTGAACTCCTGCTTACCCGTCCGCTCACCGATATGCAGATTATTCTGGCCAAGTATTTTGCCGGACTGGTGCTGGTGTTGTTTTCACTGCTTCCCACGCTGGTTTATTTTTACAGTGTAGGTGAGTTGGGCTATCCTGAATGGAATCTCGACACGGGCGGTACGTGGGGCTCTTACATTGGTCTTTTACTGCTCGGCTCTTCGTTTGTGGCAATGGGCATTTTCAGTTCGTCGCTCACCGACAATCAGATTATTTCCTTTGTGCTGGCTTTTGTACTGAGTTTTTTCTGTTACGTAGGGCTTGAGCAGGTGAGTTCACTTTCACTATTTGGCGCGGCCGATACATTTATTGCATCGCTGGGCATCAATGCACATTACAATGCACTCAGCCGCGGCGTTATCGACACGCGCGATGTGGTGTATTTCCTGAGCTTCAATTTCCTTTTCCTCTTATGTACACGCACCGTGCTCGAAAGCCGGAAATGGTAA
- the gldG gene encoding gliding motility-associated ABC transporter substrate-binding protein GldG: MKKKNNRKSDLLNLLLGVGIIVLLNTASNYIFARFDLTAEKRYTLDEGTRDMLGKLKDVVFVQVYLEGDFPQGAGGFKRLRDETRIMLDEFRAWGGDNIEYEFIDPNENPDAAQRQKLAEQLMERGLLPFEVKVNGEDGATSTQRIFPGAIVTYNAKKTVINLLSTRRGASGDEQLNNSVQELEYEFSNAIRKLQTVNRPRVAVLQGHGELDSLYMADFAGALGEYYDLEYVTLNDQLRGLRDTMQKADQIRNKYAALIVARPDTALSDKEQFIVDQFVMYGGRVLWMVDPVYVDLDSLALTGNTYGLPNTLGVEDMLFRWGARLNSNLVQDRYSTPIAINVAPPGAQPRIERRPWLFYPMLRPESQHPIVRNLDAIRSTYLSTVDTVETTSPVKKTILLTSSKESRVVNTPTRISLAMTRFQFDRRMLNKPFQPVAVLLEGKFDSYFKSKFLPAEIKTNPIIGYKEQSPETRMIVIGDGEIAGNDVRNGQAMPLGYDRNSPQSGALYANKEFLLNCMNYLLDGKELLSLRSREVKLRLLDRDSISQHRLKWQAINTGVPVIIVALFGFARMILRIRRYGSRKPLQPKTT, encoded by the coding sequence GTGAAAAAGAAAAACAACCGCAAATCCGATCTGCTGAATCTCCTGCTGGGCGTGGGCATTATCGTGCTGCTCAATACGGCATCCAACTATATTTTTGCCCGTTTCGACCTCACCGCCGAAAAGCGTTACACGCTTGATGAAGGTACCCGCGATATGCTGGGCAAACTCAAAGATGTGGTGTTTGTGCAGGTGTATCTCGAAGGCGATTTTCCGCAGGGTGCCGGCGGCTTTAAACGGCTGCGCGACGAAACCCGCATCATGCTGGATGAATTCCGGGCATGGGGCGGCGACAACATTGAATACGAATTCATTGATCCGAACGAAAATCCCGATGCCGCCCAACGCCAGAAACTTGCCGAACAGCTTATGGAGCGCGGCCTGCTTCCGTTCGAAGTAAAAGTAAACGGCGAAGACGGAGCCACTTCCACACAGCGCATTTTTCCCGGCGCTATTGTCACCTACAATGCAAAGAAAACCGTCATCAACCTGCTCAGCACCCGTCGCGGCGCCAGTGGCGATGAACAACTGAACAACTCGGTGCAGGAGCTCGAATACGAGTTTTCAAACGCAATACGCAAACTCCAAACCGTAAACCGTCCGCGCGTAGCCGTGCTGCAGGGCCATGGCGAACTCGACTCACTTTACATGGCCGATTTTGCCGGCGCGCTGGGCGAGTATTACGATCTGGAATATGTAACCCTCAACGACCAGCTGCGTGGCCTGCGCGATACCATGCAAAAGGCCGATCAGATCCGAAACAAATATGCCGCCCTCATTGTAGCACGACCCGATACAGCCCTGAGCGACAAAGAACAGTTTATCGTGGATCAGTTTGTAATGTATGGCGGGCGCGTGCTGTGGATGGTGGATCCGGTGTATGTGGATCTGGACAGCCTTGCACTTACTGGCAATACTTACGGACTGCCCAACACGCTTGGCGTAGAAGACATGCTTTTCCGCTGGGGCGCACGCCTGAACAGCAATCTGGTGCAGGATCGTTACAGCACACCCATAGCCATAAACGTAGCTCCGCCCGGCGCACAGCCGCGCATCGAACGCCGTCCGTGGCTTTTCTACCCCATGCTGCGGCCCGAAAGCCAGCACCCCATAGTGCGCAACCTCGATGCTATCCGCAGTACTTACCTGAGCACGGTAGATACCGTGGAAACCACCTCGCCGGTAAAGAAAACCATCCTGCTCACCAGCTCCAAAGAATCGCGCGTGGTGAATACGCCCACCCGTATTTCACTCGCCATGACCCGCTTTCAGTTCGACCGGCGCATGCTCAACAAGCCGTTTCAGCCGGTTGCGGTATTGCTGGAAGGAAAGTTCGACTCGTACTTCAAAAGCAAATTTCTGCCGGCCGAGATCAAAACCAATCCCATTATCGGTTACAAGGAGCAAAGCCCCGAAACGCGTATGATTGTGATTGGCGACGGCGAAATTGCCGGAAACGATGTGCGCAACGGACAGGCCATGCCGCTGGGTTACGACCGCAATTCGCCGCAAAGCGGGGCATTGTACGCCAACAAGGAGTTTTTGCTCAACTGCATGAACTACCTGCTCGACGGGAAAGAGTTGCTTTCGCTTCGCTCGCGCGAGGTAAAACTTCGTTTGCTCGACCGCGACAGCATTTCGCAGCACCGTTTAAAATGGCAGGCCATAAATACAGGAGTGCCGGTAATTATTGTAGCACTCTTTGGCTTTGCGCGCATGATTTTGCGCATCCGCCGCTATGGCAGCCGCAAGCCATTGCAACCGAAAACAACCTGA
- the dnaN gene encoding DNA polymerase III subunit beta produces the protein MKFIVSSSTLLRQLQMLNGVLNSSNTLPILDNFLFEIDKGQLTVSASDLETTMTTQLNVESKDSGNVAVPAKLLIDTLKTFPEQPLTFSVDKKRFAIEIASDHGKYKITGQNGDEFPKAPSLENANNIEMDASVLSRAVAKTIFAAGNDELRPVMSGVFVQFTEENATFVATDAHKLVRYRRSDVKSTGAASFILPRKPLNLLKNILNSVEGIVRIEYNPTNARFSWGIAADGTVGTTLVCRLIDGKYPNYEAVIPKNNPNKLSIDSGALLGSIRRVSIFANKTTHQVRLKIAGSELNISAEDLDFSNEAVERLTCSYSGDDMEIGFNSKFLLDMLTNVDSDEVVIELSAPNRAGILLPGNKANDAEDTLMLVMPVMLNN, from the coding sequence ATGAAATTTATTGTTTCCAGTTCAACACTGCTTCGCCAGCTTCAGATGCTGAACGGTGTGCTCAACTCCAGCAACACCCTTCCTATACTTGATAATTTCCTTTTTGAAATAGACAAGGGGCAGCTTACCGTTTCGGCTTCCGACCTGGAAACAACCATGACCACACAGCTCAATGTGGAGTCGAAAGACAGCGGTAATGTAGCTGTGCCGGCAAAACTGCTCATTGACACCCTCAAAACATTCCCCGAGCAGCCACTTACATTTTCGGTTGACAAAAAGCGTTTTGCCATTGAAATTGCCTCTGACCACGGTAAGTACAAAATCACCGGTCAGAATGGCGATGAATTCCCCAAAGCGCCTTCACTCGAAAACGCCAACAACATTGAAATGGATGCCAGCGTGCTTTCACGCGCGGTGGCCAAAACCATTTTTGCCGCCGGTAACGATGAGCTCCGCCCCGTAATGTCGGGTGTGTTTGTGCAGTTTACCGAAGAAAACGCCACTTTTGTGGCTACCGACGCACACAAACTGGTACGCTACCGCCGCAGTGATGTAAAATCAACCGGTGCCGCTTCATTTATTCTTCCCCGCAAACCGCTCAACCTGCTCAAAAATATTCTGAACAGCGTGGAAGGCATTGTACGCATTGAGTACAATCCCACCAACGCACGCTTCTCGTGGGGCATCGCTGCCGACGGCACCGTGGGTACCACACTTGTGTGCCGCCTCATTGATGGTAAATACCCGAATTACGAAGCCGTAATTCCCAAAAACAACCCCAACAAACTGAGCATTGATTCCGGCGCCCTGCTCGGCTCCATTCGCCGTGTATCTATATTCGCCAACAAAACCACCCATCAGGTACGCCTCAAAATTGCCGGCAGCGAACTCAATATCTCCGCCGAAGACCTCGACTTCTCCAACGAAGCCGTAGAACGCCTCACCTGCTCCTACTCCGGCGACGATATGGAAATCGGCTTCAACTCCAAGTTCCTGCTCGATATGCTTACCAACGTGGACAGCGACGAAGTAGTGATCGAACTCTCGGCACCCAACCGCGCAGGTATTCTTCTGCCCGGCAACAAAGCCAACGACGCCGAAGACACACTCATGCTTGTAATGCCTGTAATGCTCAACAACTAA
- a CDS encoding DUF2007 domain-containing protein — MTEIDSPEKPDEMPDFPDDLITIARFYYLYEAELLAGKLEAEGIEAFIPDAMTISVDPFLANTLGGIRVQIRQADAAQAQTVLAALQENKTPQPGKPEFVTHNGKKMRLNKGVCMECDAAGIYITVQPFWRSILSGVVALGIDLPLSPPRICWCSECNAEWKL, encoded by the coding sequence ATGACTGAAATAGATAGCCCCGAAAAGCCGGATGAAATGCCCGATTTCCCGGATGATCTGATCACCATAGCCCGCTTTTATTACCTCTACGAAGCCGAATTGCTGGCTGGTAAACTCGAAGCCGAAGGCATTGAAGCATTTATTCCCGATGCCATGACCATAAGTGTGGATCCGTTTCTGGCCAATACCCTTGGCGGCATCCGCGTACAAATACGTCAGGCCGATGCCGCACAGGCGCAGACAGTACTTGCTGCCCTGCAAGAAAACAAGACGCCGCAACCCGGCAAGCCCGAATTTGTAACACACAACGGCAAAAAAATGCGCCTCAACAAAGGTGTGTGCATGGAGTGCGATGCCGCCGGCATTTACATTACGGTGCAGCCGTTTTGGCGTTCAATTCTATCGGGTGTGGTGGCGCTGGGTATTGACCTGCCTTTATCGCCGCCGCGTATTTGCTGGTGCAGCGAATGCAATGCCGAATGGAAGTTGTAA
- the mnmD gene encoding tRNA (5-methylaminomethyl-2-thiouridine)(34)-methyltransferase MnmD has protein sequence MSNDFSHRELILTADGSHSLFVPALNEHYHSVHGAIQESLLVFMRMGFDEALKKRQALRILEIGFGTGLNAWLTLLATGHAQVHYTSLEAYPVDPQQATQLNYALHEGAQGDATVFAQLHDAVWNEAVPITTGFTLQKMHCTLDAFTPKPGEFELIYFDAFAPRVQPELWTQEVFEKMYFALDTGGILTTYCAKGQVRRNIQAAGFMVERLQGPPGKREMLRGRKA, from the coding sequence ATGAGCAATGATTTCAGTCACCGTGAACTTATCCTTACGGCCGACGGCTCTCACTCGCTGTTCGTACCGGCACTGAATGAACATTATCATTCAGTGCACGGTGCGATACAGGAATCACTGCTTGTATTTATGCGCATGGGGTTTGACGAGGCGCTTAAAAAAAGGCAGGCATTGCGCATTCTCGAAATTGGTTTCGGCACCGGATTAAATGCCTGGCTTACTTTGCTGGCAACAGGCCATGCGCAAGTGCATTACACGTCGCTCGAAGCCTATCCGGTTGATCCGCAGCAGGCCACACAGCTCAACTATGCCTTGCACGAAGGCGCGCAGGGCGATGCAACCGTGTTTGCGCAATTGCATGATGCGGTGTGGAATGAAGCCGTTCCGATTACTACCGGATTTACGTTGCAAAAAATGCACTGCACACTTGATGCATTTACACCAAAGCCCGGCGAATTTGAGTTGATTTATTTTGATGCTTTCGCCCCGCGTGTACAGCCTGAATTGTGGACACAGGAGGTATTTGAGAAAATGTATTTTGCATTGGATACCGGCGGCATACTAACCACCTACTGCGCCAAAGGTCAGGTGCGCCGTAACATTCAGGCCGCCGGATTTATGGTGGAACGTCTGCAAGGTCCACCCGGCAAACGCGAAATGCTGCGCGGCCGGAAAGCATAG
- a CDS encoding LacI family DNA-binding transcriptional regulator → MAKVSMAEIARKLGVSPTLVSLVLSGKGSQFGIKKETQEAVRKLAAELNYVPNSVASSLRTGRTKIIGLIVPDISNPFFSRIARSIEDAASTAGYYLMVCSADEDTARENQLLHIIRQSQRAAGIIVCTAQTDVQPFSEMIEQNYPLVFIDRDLPGLNRQFVGVNNRSGAEKAVEHLIAAGRKRIAMLSIGPSHLSSVRDRVLGWKDALAKAGMADITNLLREVPFSDVDKATAAAVKELTQGPDAVDAIFTANNRLAIAAINALREAGKHIPDEVALVSFDDIDVFPLLQPPLTAMAQPAESIGREAAELLLALINKSKSPAEAHSIVLDAELKIRRSV, encoded by the coding sequence ATGGCAAAGGTTTCGATGGCCGAAATTGCCCGTAAGCTTGGCGTATCGCCAACTTTAGTCTCACTGGTTTTGAGCGGAAAAGGTAGCCAGTTTGGGATTAAGAAAGAAACTCAGGAAGCGGTAAGAAAATTAGCTGCCGAGTTGAATTATGTCCCCAACAGTGTAGCCAGTTCACTGCGTACGGGACGCACAAAAATTATCGGGCTGATAGTGCCCGACATTTCCAACCCTTTTTTCTCGCGCATAGCCCGCAGCATTGAGGATGCCGCTTCTACAGCCGGTTATTACCTGATGGTGTGCAGTGCCGATGAAGATACGGCGCGCGAAAATCAGTTGCTGCACATTATCCGGCAAAGCCAGCGTGCAGCAGGCATTATTGTGTGTACAGCACAAACTGATGTACAGCCGTTTTCGGAAATGATTGAGCAAAACTATCCGCTGGTGTTTATCGACCGCGATTTGCCGGGTTTAAACCGGCAGTTTGTGGGCGTAAACAACCGCTCAGGTGCCGAAAAGGCAGTTGAGCATCTGATTGCTGCAGGGCGCAAGCGTATTGCCATGCTTTCTATCGGGCCTTCCCACCTCAGTTCGGTGCGCGACCGTGTGCTTGGGTGGAAAGATGCACTGGCGAAGGCCGGCATGGCCGACATCACCAATCTTTTGCGCGAAGTGCCTTTCAGCGATGTTGACAAAGCCACTGCGGCGGCCGTAAAGGAGCTTACGCAGGGGCCTGATGCGGTGGATGCCATTTTTACGGCAAACAACCGCCTTGCCATTGCGGCAATTAATGCCCTGCGCGAAGCAGGCAAACACATTCCCGACGAAGTGGCGCTGGTCAGCTTTGACGATATTGATGTGTTTCCGCTCTTGCAGCCGCCGCTCACCGCAATGGCTCAGCCGGCCGAATCCATTGGCCGCGAAGCTGCCGAGCTCCTGCTGGCACTCATCAACAAATCAAAATCGCCTGCCGAAGCGCACAGCATCGTTCTCGATGCCGAACTCAAAATCAGGCGATCGGTGTAA